A single Pan troglodytes isolate AG18354 chromosome 19, NHGRI_mPanTro3-v2.0_pri, whole genome shotgun sequence DNA region contains:
- the MAPK7 gene encoding mitogen-activated protein kinase 7 isoform X5 — MADTIPWAEGDFGSQEPSYVVLDLMESDLHQIIHSSQPLTLEHVRYFLYQLLRGLKYMHSAQVIHRDLKPSNLLVNENCELKIGDFGMARGLCTSPAEHQYFMTEYVATRWYRAPELMLSLHEYTQAIDLWSVGCIFGEMLARRQLFPGKNYVHQLQLIMMVLGTPSPAVIQAVGAERVRAYIQSLPPRQPVPWETVYPGADRQALSLLGRMLRFEPSARISAAAALRHPFLAKYHDPDDEPDCAPPFDFAFDREALTRERIKEAIVAEIEDFHARREGIRQQIRFQPSLQPVASEPGCPDVEMPSPWAPSGDCAMESPPPAPPPCPGPAPDTIDLTLQPPPPVSEPAPPKKEGAISDNTKAALKAALLKSLRSRLRDGPSAPLEAPEPRKPVTAQERQREREEKRRRRQERAKEREKRRQERERKERGAGASGGPSTDPLAGLVLSDNDRSLLERWTRMARPAAPAPTSVPAPAPAPTPTPTPVQPTSPLPGPVAQPTGPQPQPAGSTSGPVPQPACPPLGPAPHPTGPPGPIPVPVPPQIATSTSLLAAQSLVPPPGLPGSSTPGILPYFPPGLPPPDAGGAPQSSMSESPDVNLVTQQLSKSQVEDPLPPVFSGTPKGSGAGYGVGFDLEEFLNQSFDMGVADGPQDGQADSASLSASLLADWLEGHGMNPADIESLQREIQMDSPMLLADLPDLQDP, encoded by the exons ATGGCGGACACAATTCCCTGGGCGGAAGGGGACTTCGGGAGCCAGGAGCCAAG cTACGTGGTCCTGGACCTGATGGAAAGCGACCTGCACCAGATTATCCACTCCTCACAGCCCCTCACACTGGAACACGTGCGCTACTTCCTGTACCAACTGCTGCGGGGCCTGAAGTACATGCACTCGGCTCAGGTCATCCACCGTGACCTCAAGCCCTCCAACCTATTGGTGAATGAGAACTGTGAGCTCAAGATTGGTGACTTTGGTATGGCTCGTGGCCTGTGCACCTCGCCCGCTGAACATCAGTACTTCATGACTGAGTATGTGGCCACGCGCTGGTACCGTGCGCCCGAGCTCATGCTCTCTTTGCATGAGTATACACAGGCTATTGACCTCTGGTCTGTGGGCTGCATCTTTGGTGAGATGCTGGCCCGGCGCCAGCTCTTCCCAGGCAAAAACTATGTACACCAGCTACAGCTCATCATGATGGTGCTGGGTACCCCATCACCAGCCGTGATTCAGGCTGTGGGGGCTGAGAGGGTGCGGGCCTATATCCAGAgcttgccaccacgccagccTGTGCCCTGGGAGACAGTGTACCCAGGTGCCGACCGCCAGGCCCTATCACTGCTGGGTCGCATGCTGCGTTTTGAGCCCAGCGCCCGCATCTCAGCAGCTGCTGCCCTTCGCCACCCTTTCCTGGCCAAGTACCATGATCCTGATGATGAGCCTGACTGTGCCCCGCCCTTTGACTTTGCCTTTGACCGCGAAGCCCTCACTCGGGAGCGCATTAAGGAGGCCATTGTGGCTGAAATTGAGGACTTCCATGCAAGGCGTGAGGGCATCCGCCAACAGATCCGCTTCCAGCCTTCTCTACAGCCTGTGGCTAGTGAGCCTGGCTGTCCAGATGTTGAAATGCCCAGTCCCTGGGCTCCCAGTGGGGACTGTGCCATGGAGTCTCCACCACCAGCCCCGCCACCGTGCCCCGGCCCTGCACCTGACACCATTGATCTGACCCTGCAGCCACCTCCACCAGTCAGTGAGCCTGCCCCACCAAAGAAAGAGGGTGCCATCTCAGACAATACTAAGGCTGCCCTTAAAGCTGCCCTGCTCAAGTCTTTGAGGAGCCGGCTCAGAG ATGGCCCCAGTGCACCCCTGGAGGCTCCTGAGCCTCGGAAGCCGGTGACAGCCCAGGAGCGCCAGCGGGAGCGGGAGGAGAAGCGGCGGAGGCGGCAAGAACGAGCCAAGGAGCGGGAGAAACGGCGGCAGGAGCGGGAGCGAAAGGAACGGGGGGCTGGGGCCTCTGGGGGCCCCTCCACTGACCCCTTGGCTGGACTAGTGCTCAGTGACAATGACAGAAGCCTGTTGGAACGCTGGACTCGAATGGCCCGGCCCgcagccccagcccccacctctgTGCCGGCCCCTGCCCCAGCGCCAACGCCAACCCCAACCCCAGTCCAACCTACCAGTCCTCTTCCTGGCCCTGTAGCCCAGCCCACTGGCCCGCAACCACAACCTGCGGGCTCTACCTCTGGCCCTGTACCCCAGCCTGCCTGCCCACCCCTTGgccctgcaccccaccccactGGCCCTCCTGGGCCCATCCCTGTCCCCGTGCCACCCCAGATTGCCACCTCCACCAGCCTCCTGGCTGCCCAGTCACTTGTGCCACCCCCTGGGCTGCCTGGCTCCAGCACCCCAGGGATTTTGCCTTACTTCCCACCTGGCCTGCCACCCCCAGACGCCGGGGGAGCCCCTCAGTCTTCCATGTCAGAGTCACCTGATGTCAACCTTGTGACCCAACAGCTATCTAAGTCACAG GTGGAGGACCCCCTGCCCCCTGTGTTCTCAGGCACACCAAAGGGCAGTGGGGCTGGCTACGGTGTTGGCTTTGACCTGGAGGAATTCTTAAACCAGTCTTTCGACATGGGCGTGGCTGATGGGCCACAGGATGG CCAGGCAGATTCAgcctctctctcagcctccctgcTTGCTGACTGGCTCGAAGGCCATGGCATGAACCCTGCCGATATTGAGTCCCTGCAGCGTGAGATCCAGATGGACTCCCCAATGCTGCTGGCTGACCTGCCTGACCTCCAGGACCCCTGA
- the MAPK7 gene encoding mitogen-activated protein kinase 7 isoform X1, translated as MRLKAVQGGEHTPAKCRAPFGRLPPASWTAARARRGFLGRWARIGRNTMAEPLKEEDGEDGSAEPPGPVKAEPAHTAASVAAKNLALLKARSFDVTFDVGDEYEIIETIGNGAYGVVSSARRRLTGQQVAIKKIPNAFDVVTNAKRTLRELKILKHFKHDNIIAIKDILRPTVPYGEFKSVPYGVPGYVVLDLMESDLHQIIHSSQPLTLEHVRYFLYQLLRGLKYMHSAQVIHRDLKPSNLLVNENCELKIGDFGMARGLCTSPAEHQYFMTEYVATRWYRAPELMLSLHEYTQAIDLWSVGCIFGEMLARRQLFPGKNYVHQLQLIMMVLGTPSPAVIQAVGAERVRAYIQSLPPRQPVPWETVYPGADRQALSLLGRMLRFEPSARISAAAALRHPFLAKYHDPDDEPDCAPPFDFAFDREALTRERIKEAIVAEIEDFHARREGIRQQIRFQPSLQPVASEPGCPDVEMPSPWAPSGDCAMESPPPAPPPCPGPAPDTIDLTLQPPPPVSEPAPPKKEGAISDNTKAALKAALLKSLRSRLRDGPSAPLEAPEPRKPVTAQERQREREEKRRRRQERAKEREKRRQERERKERGAGASGGPSTDPLAGLVLSDNDRSLLERWTRMARPAAPAPTSVPAPAPAPTPTPTPVQPTSPLPGPVAQPTGPQPQPAGSTSGPVPQPACPPLGPAPHPTGPPGPIPVPVPPQIATSTSLLAAQSLVPPPGLPGSSTPGILPYFPPGLPPPDAGGAPQSSMSESPDVNLVTQQLSKSQVEDPLPPVFSGTPKGSGAGYGVGFDLEEFLNQSFDMGVADGPQDGQADSASLSASLLADWLEGHGMNPADIESLQREIQMDSPMLLADLPDLQDP; from the exons ATGCGTTTGAAGGCGGTGCAGGGCGGGGAGCACACCCCTGCGAAGTGCCGGGCACCCTTTGGGCGGCTCCCGCCGGCGAGCTGGACAGCGGCGCGCGCCAGGCGTGGCTTTCTCGGCCGGTGGGCTAGGATTGGACGCA ACACCATGGCCGAGCCTCTGAAGGAGGAAGACGGCGAGGACGGCTCTGCGGAGCCCCCCGGGCCCGTGAAGGCCGAACCCGCCCACACCGCTGCCTCTGTAGCGGCCAAGAACCTGGCCCTGCTTAAAGCCCGCTCCTTCGATGTGACCTTTGACGTGGGCGACGAGTACGAGATCATCGAGACCATAGGCAACGGGGCCTATGGAGTGGTGTCCTCCGCCCGCCGCCGCCTCACCG GCCAGCAGGTGGCCATCAAGAAGATCCCTAATGCTTTCGATGTGGTGACCAATGCCAAGCGGACCCTCAGGGAGTTGAAGATCCTCAAGCACTTTAAACACGACAACATCATCGCCATCAAGGACATCCTGAGGCCCACCGTGCCCTATGGCGAATTCAAATCTGT CCCCTACGGGGTCCCAGG cTACGTGGTCCTGGACCTGATGGAAAGCGACCTGCACCAGATTATCCACTCCTCACAGCCCCTCACACTGGAACACGTGCGCTACTTCCTGTACCAACTGCTGCGGGGCCTGAAGTACATGCACTCGGCTCAGGTCATCCACCGTGACCTCAAGCCCTCCAACCTATTGGTGAATGAGAACTGTGAGCTCAAGATTGGTGACTTTGGTATGGCTCGTGGCCTGTGCACCTCGCCCGCTGAACATCAGTACTTCATGACTGAGTATGTGGCCACGCGCTGGTACCGTGCGCCCGAGCTCATGCTCTCTTTGCATGAGTATACACAGGCTATTGACCTCTGGTCTGTGGGCTGCATCTTTGGTGAGATGCTGGCCCGGCGCCAGCTCTTCCCAGGCAAAAACTATGTACACCAGCTACAGCTCATCATGATGGTGCTGGGTACCCCATCACCAGCCGTGATTCAGGCTGTGGGGGCTGAGAGGGTGCGGGCCTATATCCAGAgcttgccaccacgccagccTGTGCCCTGGGAGACAGTGTACCCAGGTGCCGACCGCCAGGCCCTATCACTGCTGGGTCGCATGCTGCGTTTTGAGCCCAGCGCCCGCATCTCAGCAGCTGCTGCCCTTCGCCACCCTTTCCTGGCCAAGTACCATGATCCTGATGATGAGCCTGACTGTGCCCCGCCCTTTGACTTTGCCTTTGACCGCGAAGCCCTCACTCGGGAGCGCATTAAGGAGGCCATTGTGGCTGAAATTGAGGACTTCCATGCAAGGCGTGAGGGCATCCGCCAACAGATCCGCTTCCAGCCTTCTCTACAGCCTGTGGCTAGTGAGCCTGGCTGTCCAGATGTTGAAATGCCCAGTCCCTGGGCTCCCAGTGGGGACTGTGCCATGGAGTCTCCACCACCAGCCCCGCCACCGTGCCCCGGCCCTGCACCTGACACCATTGATCTGACCCTGCAGCCACCTCCACCAGTCAGTGAGCCTGCCCCACCAAAGAAAGAGGGTGCCATCTCAGACAATACTAAGGCTGCCCTTAAAGCTGCCCTGCTCAAGTCTTTGAGGAGCCGGCTCAGAG ATGGCCCCAGTGCACCCCTGGAGGCTCCTGAGCCTCGGAAGCCGGTGACAGCCCAGGAGCGCCAGCGGGAGCGGGAGGAGAAGCGGCGGAGGCGGCAAGAACGAGCCAAGGAGCGGGAGAAACGGCGGCAGGAGCGGGAGCGAAAGGAACGGGGGGCTGGGGCCTCTGGGGGCCCCTCCACTGACCCCTTGGCTGGACTAGTGCTCAGTGACAATGACAGAAGCCTGTTGGAACGCTGGACTCGAATGGCCCGGCCCgcagccccagcccccacctctgTGCCGGCCCCTGCCCCAGCGCCAACGCCAACCCCAACCCCAGTCCAACCTACCAGTCCTCTTCCTGGCCCTGTAGCCCAGCCCACTGGCCCGCAACCACAACCTGCGGGCTCTACCTCTGGCCCTGTACCCCAGCCTGCCTGCCCACCCCTTGgccctgcaccccaccccactGGCCCTCCTGGGCCCATCCCTGTCCCCGTGCCACCCCAGATTGCCACCTCCACCAGCCTCCTGGCTGCCCAGTCACTTGTGCCACCCCCTGGGCTGCCTGGCTCCAGCACCCCAGGGATTTTGCCTTACTTCCCACCTGGCCTGCCACCCCCAGACGCCGGGGGAGCCCCTCAGTCTTCCATGTCAGAGTCACCTGATGTCAACCTTGTGACCCAACAGCTATCTAAGTCACAG GTGGAGGACCCCCTGCCCCCTGTGTTCTCAGGCACACCAAAGGGCAGTGGGGCTGGCTACGGTGTTGGCTTTGACCTGGAGGAATTCTTAAACCAGTCTTTCGACATGGGCGTGGCTGATGGGCCACAGGATGG CCAGGCAGATTCAgcctctctctcagcctccctgcTTGCTGACTGGCTCGAAGGCCATGGCATGAACCCTGCCGATATTGAGTCCCTGCAGCGTGAGATCCAGATGGACTCCCCAATGCTGCTGGCTGACCTGCCTGACCTCCAGGACCCCTGA
- the MAPK7 gene encoding mitogen-activated protein kinase 7 isoform X2, which translates to MRLKAVQGGEHTPAKCRAPFGRLPPASWTAARARRGFLGRWARIGRNTMAEPLKEEDGEDGSAEPPGPVKAEPAHTAASVAAKNLALLKARSFDVTFDVGDEYEIIETIGNGAYGVVSSARRRLTGQQVAIKKIPNAFDVVTNAKRTLRELKILKHFKHDNIIAIKDILRPTVPYGEFKSVYVVLDLMESDLHQIIHSSQPLTLEHVRYFLYQLLRGLKYMHSAQVIHRDLKPSNLLVNENCELKIGDFGMARGLCTSPAEHQYFMTEYVATRWYRAPELMLSLHEYTQAIDLWSVGCIFGEMLARRQLFPGKNYVHQLQLIMMVLGTPSPAVIQAVGAERVRAYIQSLPPRQPVPWETVYPGADRQALSLLGRMLRFEPSARISAAAALRHPFLAKYHDPDDEPDCAPPFDFAFDREALTRERIKEAIVAEIEDFHARREGIRQQIRFQPSLQPVASEPGCPDVEMPSPWAPSGDCAMESPPPAPPPCPGPAPDTIDLTLQPPPPVSEPAPPKKEGAISDNTKAALKAALLKSLRSRLRDGPSAPLEAPEPRKPVTAQERQREREEKRRRRQERAKEREKRRQERERKERGAGASGGPSTDPLAGLVLSDNDRSLLERWTRMARPAAPAPTSVPAPAPAPTPTPTPVQPTSPLPGPVAQPTGPQPQPAGSTSGPVPQPACPPLGPAPHPTGPPGPIPVPVPPQIATSTSLLAAQSLVPPPGLPGSSTPGILPYFPPGLPPPDAGGAPQSSMSESPDVNLVTQQLSKSQVEDPLPPVFSGTPKGSGAGYGVGFDLEEFLNQSFDMGVADGPQDGQADSASLSASLLADWLEGHGMNPADIESLQREIQMDSPMLLADLPDLQDP; encoded by the exons ATGCGTTTGAAGGCGGTGCAGGGCGGGGAGCACACCCCTGCGAAGTGCCGGGCACCCTTTGGGCGGCTCCCGCCGGCGAGCTGGACAGCGGCGCGCGCCAGGCGTGGCTTTCTCGGCCGGTGGGCTAGGATTGGACGCA ACACCATGGCCGAGCCTCTGAAGGAGGAAGACGGCGAGGACGGCTCTGCGGAGCCCCCCGGGCCCGTGAAGGCCGAACCCGCCCACACCGCTGCCTCTGTAGCGGCCAAGAACCTGGCCCTGCTTAAAGCCCGCTCCTTCGATGTGACCTTTGACGTGGGCGACGAGTACGAGATCATCGAGACCATAGGCAACGGGGCCTATGGAGTGGTGTCCTCCGCCCGCCGCCGCCTCACCG GCCAGCAGGTGGCCATCAAGAAGATCCCTAATGCTTTCGATGTGGTGACCAATGCCAAGCGGACCCTCAGGGAGTTGAAGATCCTCAAGCACTTTAAACACGACAACATCATCGCCATCAAGGACATCCTGAGGCCCACCGTGCCCTATGGCGAATTCAAATCTGT cTACGTGGTCCTGGACCTGATGGAAAGCGACCTGCACCAGATTATCCACTCCTCACAGCCCCTCACACTGGAACACGTGCGCTACTTCCTGTACCAACTGCTGCGGGGCCTGAAGTACATGCACTCGGCTCAGGTCATCCACCGTGACCTCAAGCCCTCCAACCTATTGGTGAATGAGAACTGTGAGCTCAAGATTGGTGACTTTGGTATGGCTCGTGGCCTGTGCACCTCGCCCGCTGAACATCAGTACTTCATGACTGAGTATGTGGCCACGCGCTGGTACCGTGCGCCCGAGCTCATGCTCTCTTTGCATGAGTATACACAGGCTATTGACCTCTGGTCTGTGGGCTGCATCTTTGGTGAGATGCTGGCCCGGCGCCAGCTCTTCCCAGGCAAAAACTATGTACACCAGCTACAGCTCATCATGATGGTGCTGGGTACCCCATCACCAGCCGTGATTCAGGCTGTGGGGGCTGAGAGGGTGCGGGCCTATATCCAGAgcttgccaccacgccagccTGTGCCCTGGGAGACAGTGTACCCAGGTGCCGACCGCCAGGCCCTATCACTGCTGGGTCGCATGCTGCGTTTTGAGCCCAGCGCCCGCATCTCAGCAGCTGCTGCCCTTCGCCACCCTTTCCTGGCCAAGTACCATGATCCTGATGATGAGCCTGACTGTGCCCCGCCCTTTGACTTTGCCTTTGACCGCGAAGCCCTCACTCGGGAGCGCATTAAGGAGGCCATTGTGGCTGAAATTGAGGACTTCCATGCAAGGCGTGAGGGCATCCGCCAACAGATCCGCTTCCAGCCTTCTCTACAGCCTGTGGCTAGTGAGCCTGGCTGTCCAGATGTTGAAATGCCCAGTCCCTGGGCTCCCAGTGGGGACTGTGCCATGGAGTCTCCACCACCAGCCCCGCCACCGTGCCCCGGCCCTGCACCTGACACCATTGATCTGACCCTGCAGCCACCTCCACCAGTCAGTGAGCCTGCCCCACCAAAGAAAGAGGGTGCCATCTCAGACAATACTAAGGCTGCCCTTAAAGCTGCCCTGCTCAAGTCTTTGAGGAGCCGGCTCAGAG ATGGCCCCAGTGCACCCCTGGAGGCTCCTGAGCCTCGGAAGCCGGTGACAGCCCAGGAGCGCCAGCGGGAGCGGGAGGAGAAGCGGCGGAGGCGGCAAGAACGAGCCAAGGAGCGGGAGAAACGGCGGCAGGAGCGGGAGCGAAAGGAACGGGGGGCTGGGGCCTCTGGGGGCCCCTCCACTGACCCCTTGGCTGGACTAGTGCTCAGTGACAATGACAGAAGCCTGTTGGAACGCTGGACTCGAATGGCCCGGCCCgcagccccagcccccacctctgTGCCGGCCCCTGCCCCAGCGCCAACGCCAACCCCAACCCCAGTCCAACCTACCAGTCCTCTTCCTGGCCCTGTAGCCCAGCCCACTGGCCCGCAACCACAACCTGCGGGCTCTACCTCTGGCCCTGTACCCCAGCCTGCCTGCCCACCCCTTGgccctgcaccccaccccactGGCCCTCCTGGGCCCATCCCTGTCCCCGTGCCACCCCAGATTGCCACCTCCACCAGCCTCCTGGCTGCCCAGTCACTTGTGCCACCCCCTGGGCTGCCTGGCTCCAGCACCCCAGGGATTTTGCCTTACTTCCCACCTGGCCTGCCACCCCCAGACGCCGGGGGAGCCCCTCAGTCTTCCATGTCAGAGTCACCTGATGTCAACCTTGTGACCCAACAGCTATCTAAGTCACAG GTGGAGGACCCCCTGCCCCCTGTGTTCTCAGGCACACCAAAGGGCAGTGGGGCTGGCTACGGTGTTGGCTTTGACCTGGAGGAATTCTTAAACCAGTCTTTCGACATGGGCGTGGCTGATGGGCCACAGGATGG CCAGGCAGATTCAgcctctctctcagcctccctgcTTGCTGACTGGCTCGAAGGCCATGGCATGAACCCTGCCGATATTGAGTCCCTGCAGCGTGAGATCCAGATGGACTCCCCAATGCTGCTGGCTGACCTGCCTGACCTCCAGGACCCCTGA
- the MAPK7 gene encoding mitogen-activated protein kinase 7 isoform X3, whose amino-acid sequence MAEPLKEEDGEDGSAEPPGPVKAEPAHTAASVAAKNLALLKARSFDVTFDVGDEYEIIETIGNGAYGVVSSARRRLTGQQVAIKKIPNAFDVVTNAKRTLRELKILKHFKHDNIIAIKDILRPTVPYGEFKSVPYGVPGYVVLDLMESDLHQIIHSSQPLTLEHVRYFLYQLLRGLKYMHSAQVIHRDLKPSNLLVNENCELKIGDFGMARGLCTSPAEHQYFMTEYVATRWYRAPELMLSLHEYTQAIDLWSVGCIFGEMLARRQLFPGKNYVHQLQLIMMVLGTPSPAVIQAVGAERVRAYIQSLPPRQPVPWETVYPGADRQALSLLGRMLRFEPSARISAAAALRHPFLAKYHDPDDEPDCAPPFDFAFDREALTRERIKEAIVAEIEDFHARREGIRQQIRFQPSLQPVASEPGCPDVEMPSPWAPSGDCAMESPPPAPPPCPGPAPDTIDLTLQPPPPVSEPAPPKKEGAISDNTKAALKAALLKSLRSRLRDGPSAPLEAPEPRKPVTAQERQREREEKRRRRQERAKEREKRRQERERKERGAGASGGPSTDPLAGLVLSDNDRSLLERWTRMARPAAPAPTSVPAPAPAPTPTPTPVQPTSPLPGPVAQPTGPQPQPAGSTSGPVPQPACPPLGPAPHPTGPPGPIPVPVPPQIATSTSLLAAQSLVPPPGLPGSSTPGILPYFPPGLPPPDAGGAPQSSMSESPDVNLVTQQLSKSQVEDPLPPVFSGTPKGSGAGYGVGFDLEEFLNQSFDMGVADGPQDGQADSASLSASLLADWLEGHGMNPADIESLQREIQMDSPMLLADLPDLQDP is encoded by the exons ATGGCCGAGCCTCTGAAGGAGGAAGACGGCGAGGACGGCTCTGCGGAGCCCCCCGGGCCCGTGAAGGCCGAACCCGCCCACACCGCTGCCTCTGTAGCGGCCAAGAACCTGGCCCTGCTTAAAGCCCGCTCCTTCGATGTGACCTTTGACGTGGGCGACGAGTACGAGATCATCGAGACCATAGGCAACGGGGCCTATGGAGTGGTGTCCTCCGCCCGCCGCCGCCTCACCG GCCAGCAGGTGGCCATCAAGAAGATCCCTAATGCTTTCGATGTGGTGACCAATGCCAAGCGGACCCTCAGGGAGTTGAAGATCCTCAAGCACTTTAAACACGACAACATCATCGCCATCAAGGACATCCTGAGGCCCACCGTGCCCTATGGCGAATTCAAATCTGT CCCCTACGGGGTCCCAGG cTACGTGGTCCTGGACCTGATGGAAAGCGACCTGCACCAGATTATCCACTCCTCACAGCCCCTCACACTGGAACACGTGCGCTACTTCCTGTACCAACTGCTGCGGGGCCTGAAGTACATGCACTCGGCTCAGGTCATCCACCGTGACCTCAAGCCCTCCAACCTATTGGTGAATGAGAACTGTGAGCTCAAGATTGGTGACTTTGGTATGGCTCGTGGCCTGTGCACCTCGCCCGCTGAACATCAGTACTTCATGACTGAGTATGTGGCCACGCGCTGGTACCGTGCGCCCGAGCTCATGCTCTCTTTGCATGAGTATACACAGGCTATTGACCTCTGGTCTGTGGGCTGCATCTTTGGTGAGATGCTGGCCCGGCGCCAGCTCTTCCCAGGCAAAAACTATGTACACCAGCTACAGCTCATCATGATGGTGCTGGGTACCCCATCACCAGCCGTGATTCAGGCTGTGGGGGCTGAGAGGGTGCGGGCCTATATCCAGAgcttgccaccacgccagccTGTGCCCTGGGAGACAGTGTACCCAGGTGCCGACCGCCAGGCCCTATCACTGCTGGGTCGCATGCTGCGTTTTGAGCCCAGCGCCCGCATCTCAGCAGCTGCTGCCCTTCGCCACCCTTTCCTGGCCAAGTACCATGATCCTGATGATGAGCCTGACTGTGCCCCGCCCTTTGACTTTGCCTTTGACCGCGAAGCCCTCACTCGGGAGCGCATTAAGGAGGCCATTGTGGCTGAAATTGAGGACTTCCATGCAAGGCGTGAGGGCATCCGCCAACAGATCCGCTTCCAGCCTTCTCTACAGCCTGTGGCTAGTGAGCCTGGCTGTCCAGATGTTGAAATGCCCAGTCCCTGGGCTCCCAGTGGGGACTGTGCCATGGAGTCTCCACCACCAGCCCCGCCACCGTGCCCCGGCCCTGCACCTGACACCATTGATCTGACCCTGCAGCCACCTCCACCAGTCAGTGAGCCTGCCCCACCAAAGAAAGAGGGTGCCATCTCAGACAATACTAAGGCTGCCCTTAAAGCTGCCCTGCTCAAGTCTTTGAGGAGCCGGCTCAGAG ATGGCCCCAGTGCACCCCTGGAGGCTCCTGAGCCTCGGAAGCCGGTGACAGCCCAGGAGCGCCAGCGGGAGCGGGAGGAGAAGCGGCGGAGGCGGCAAGAACGAGCCAAGGAGCGGGAGAAACGGCGGCAGGAGCGGGAGCGAAAGGAACGGGGGGCTGGGGCCTCTGGGGGCCCCTCCACTGACCCCTTGGCTGGACTAGTGCTCAGTGACAATGACAGAAGCCTGTTGGAACGCTGGACTCGAATGGCCCGGCCCgcagccccagcccccacctctgTGCCGGCCCCTGCCCCAGCGCCAACGCCAACCCCAACCCCAGTCCAACCTACCAGTCCTCTTCCTGGCCCTGTAGCCCAGCCCACTGGCCCGCAACCACAACCTGCGGGCTCTACCTCTGGCCCTGTACCCCAGCCTGCCTGCCCACCCCTTGgccctgcaccccaccccactGGCCCTCCTGGGCCCATCCCTGTCCCCGTGCCACCCCAGATTGCCACCTCCACCAGCCTCCTGGCTGCCCAGTCACTTGTGCCACCCCCTGGGCTGCCTGGCTCCAGCACCCCAGGGATTTTGCCTTACTTCCCACCTGGCCTGCCACCCCCAGACGCCGGGGGAGCCCCTCAGTCTTCCATGTCAGAGTCACCTGATGTCAACCTTGTGACCCAACAGCTATCTAAGTCACAG GTGGAGGACCCCCTGCCCCCTGTGTTCTCAGGCACACCAAAGGGCAGTGGGGCTGGCTACGGTGTTGGCTTTGACCTGGAGGAATTCTTAAACCAGTCTTTCGACATGGGCGTGGCTGATGGGCCACAGGATGG CCAGGCAGATTCAgcctctctctcagcctccctgcTTGCTGACTGGCTCGAAGGCCATGGCATGAACCCTGCCGATATTGAGTCCCTGCAGCGTGAGATCCAGATGGACTCCCCAATGCTGCTGGCTGACCTGCCTGACCTCCAGGACCCCTGA